The Blastomonas sp. SL216 DNA window CTTTGGCGCCAGCTCGGGATAGGCTGTGGCAAATTGCTGGCGAGACCCTTCCAGGTCCGATGAATAGCGCATGGCATTGCGCCGCCCGCCATCGGCCATTTTCTCGAGCGCCAGCATCTCGAAATCGCCGATATAGGTGACGCTGCCCGGGCGCAGGCTGAACTGCGGTGCGCCGAAGCAGAAGATGTCGGTATAGGTCGCGTTGAACGTGCGCCCTGCCAGCACATAGTCACCCGCCGGAACGATCGCCACGCGCAGCGCCTTCTCACCCTTCTTGCCGCTGAATACGGTGTAGCTGTAGGTGATCTTCGTGCCGACGGGCTTGCCCTGCGCATCCACGGCTACCTTTTTGGTGGCCGGGTCATAGCGGTAGAACAGGATGCGGTTGTCGCCGACCATGCCGGATGCGTGGGGGCGCAGCACGATCATCGCTTGATCGGGTGCGGCAACTGGACGCTCGGGTTTCTTGAGGTCCACCTGCTCGGTGAGTTGGGCGAAGGCGGGGCTGGTCAATGCCAGGCCGAGCAGGGCGATCAGTCTTTTTGCCACAGCACAGGCTCCGCATAATCATTGGCCCAGGTCCGCAGCAGGCTTCCGCGCGTCGGCTTGTCAGCGCCCACCAGCACGGCAAGCTCACGGTTGCGTTCGGCTTCGGTCATGGCCTTCCACACGCGGCCTTCCTCGCGGGTCATCGCGTAAAGGCTCCAGCCGCGCACCAGCATGCAGTTTTCAATGTTGATCCGCTTCTGGTCGCCATCGGCAAGCCCGCCAGCGATGATCGCGGCAAGGCCCCCGACGATGACGCTGGAGGTCTCGATCTGCGATTCGGCACCCCTGGCGAGCTTGCGGCAACTGTCGATGTCGTGCGCGGCCAAATCGGCCGACGCTCCGGGCCTGTTGAAGAAACTGCCGTTGCCGCGATCTGCTTTCTGCGATGCCCATCCGGGGCTCGGCAAACATGCAGCCATCATGGCTGCAATAACCATCAAGTTTCTGGCCATCATCATCATTCCAGCATCATCACAATGGACCGCCCGCCGGGTCGGCCCTCGATAGGTTATGATTTTGAGGCCACAGCGATTTGCACTTAACTTTTTGTTTCAGTCCCTTCAAGCGCAAGGCCATGCTTCATCAGCATCGGGATCTGGCTCATCGCAAAGAGGAACGACAAGGCGGTCACGCCCCAGACCTTGACCGTCAGCCAGGTCTCGAAGGTCAGCGTCTGGCGCAGGCCCTCGTTGATCAGCGCCATCACCACGAAGAACAGGCCCCAGTTGCGCGAGAGCTTGAGCCAGCCGGTCTCGTCCAGCCCGTCATAGGCTGCCTGAAGCAGATAGCGCAGCAGCGGCTTGCCCATCATCCATCCGCCGAGCAGCAATGCGGCAAAGGCGGAATAGATGATCGTTGGCTTGATCTGGATGAAGCTCTCGTCATTGAAATAGACCGTGAGCGCGCCGAAGCCGACGACCAGCACCGCGCTCAGCCACAGCATCGGCGAGACGCGGCCCAGCCGCCATTTCGACACCGCCACCGCAACCAGGATCGCCACCATGAACGCCAGTGTGCCGTTGATCGCGGCGCGGGTGGAGGCGAGCGCAGCGCCGTCGCTCTGGGTCAGCTTGAACACCGCGAAGAAGATCAGCAGCGGCCCGAAATCGAGCAGCAGCGGCAACAGGCTGCCTTCCGATTTCTTCGGCGCGGCTACGGCAGCGCTCTGGGGCATCTCCTCGCTCATTTCGTGCCTCCGGCGATCACATGCGCGAGATATTCGGGATCGAACGGGCGCAGGTCGTCGATGGTCTCGCCGACGCCGATCGCGTGGATCGGCAGACCGAACTTTTCGGCCGCCGCCACCAATATGCCGCCGCGCGCGGTGCCATCGAGTTTCGTCATCACAAGACCGGTAACGCCTGCCACCTCCTTGAAGGTTTCGATCTGCGACAGGGCGTTCTGCCCGTTGGTCGCATCGAGCACCAGCACCACGTCATGCGGTGCTTCAGGGTTCAATCGGCCCAGCACGCGGCGGATCTTGGCAAGCTCGTCCATCAGCTCGCGCTTGTTCTGCAACCGGCCAGCGGTGTCGACGATCAGCACGTCGATGCCCGTCGCGGTCGCCTGCTTGACCGCATCGAACACGATGCCCGCCGCGTCCCCGCCTTCCTTGCCGCTGACGATGGGGATGCCCAGCCTGTCCGCCCAGATCTTGAGCTGGCCGATCGCAGCGGCGCGGAAGGTGTCGCCCGCCGCCAGCATCACGCCATAATCCTGTTCCTGGAACAGATGCGCCAGCTTGGCGATGGTCGTGGTCTTGCCCGATCCGTTGACGCCGATCACGAGGATCACCTGCGGGCGCGGGAAGGCGATGATGTCGAGCGGCTCGGCCACCGTCCGCAGCGACTTGGCGATTTCCTCGCCGACGATCTCGCGCAGGCCTTCGTCATCGAGCCCGCGCTCGAACCGGCCTTCGGACAGGCGATTGCGCACCTTGCCCGCCATCTGCGGCCCCAGATCGCTGACGATCAGCGCTTCCTCGATCTCGTCGAGCTGGTCTTCGTCAAGCCGCGACTTGGTGACCAGACCGGTGAGATTCTGGGTCAGCTTGTCCGACGTCTTGCGAAAGCCGCCCAGCAGGCGCTCGCTCCAGCTGCCCTCGCTCATGTATTCATCTCCGCTGTCAGCATATCGCCATTCTGGCCCGTGATGGTCACTGGCACGATCCGTCCGATATGGGAAGGATCGGGCCTGTCGCTATCACGCTCCAACGCGATGCGCACAAAGTTTTCGCCATGGCCGGTGCGCCCGTCGCGCTCGACCAGAAGGTTTTGATGGGTGCCGACCAGCGATTGACGCCAGCGCGCTGCGCGCGCCTGCGCAGCGGACCGCATCTCGGCAGCGCGCGCTTTCACCAGCGCCCGGTCCAGCTGCGGCATGCGCGCTGCGGGCGTGCCGCTGCGGGGCGAGAAGGGGAAGATATGGCCGTGCACGACATCGCAGGCGTCCAGGATCGAGAGGTTCTGCGCGTGCATCGCCTCGTCCTCGGTGGGGAAGCCCGCGATCAGGTCCGCGCCGATGGCGATCTCGGGCCGCCTCGCCTTCATCCGCTCGACGAGCGCGATGGCCTGCGCGCGCGAGTGGCGGCGCTTCATCCGCTTGAGGATCATGTCATCGCCCGATTGCAGCGAAAGGTGCACGTGCGGCATGATGCGCTGCTCGCCGGTGATGAGGTCGAACAACCGGTCGTCCACCTCCACGCCGTCGAGCGAGGACAGGCGGAGGCGCGGCAGATCGGGCACCAGCTTGAGAATGCGTTCGATCAGCATGCCGAGGGTCGGCGATCCGGGAAGGTCGGGGCCATAGCTGGTCACGTCTACCCCGGTCAGCACCACCTCGGCATAGCCGCGTTCGACCAGCGCGCGCACCGCATCGACAACGGCACCGGCGGGGACCGAGCGGCTGTTGCCCCGGCCATAGGGGATGATGCAGAAGGTGCAGCGATGGTCGCAGCCGTTCTGCACCTCAACAAACGCGCGGGCATGCTCGGCAAAGCTGGTGACCATGTGCGGCGCGGTCTCGCGCACGGCCATGATGTCGGAGACGCGCGCCTTGGCATTGGCGCGCGGGTCGAAGCTCGTCGCATCAAGCTTGTCGATATTGCCCAGCACCCGGTCGACTTCGGGCATCGCGGCAAACATCGCGGGATCGGTCTGCGCCGCGCAGCCGGTAACGACTACCTGCGCACCTGGACGGGCCTTGCGTGCCTTGCGGATCGCCTGGCGCGTCTGGCGCACCGCCTCGTTGGTGACCGCGCAGCTGTTGATCACGATCACATCGTCGCGCCCGGCGAGCAGACCGCGCATCGCCTCGCCCTCGGCAATGTTGAGGCGGCAGCCCATCGAGATGATCTCGGGGCCGGTGGTGGCAATAGGGATACTGTCGGGCATGGCCGTCAGAGGTCGATCTCGCCGGTAAAGACATGGGTGGCGGGGCCTGCCATCTGCACATTGCCGCCCGGTTGCCAATCGATGGTGAGCGTGCCGCCGGGCAGGTGCACCGCGACCGGGCCGGTGACCAGCTTGCGCCGGATCGCCGCAACCGCGGTGGCGCAGGCGCCGGTGCCGCAGGCGAGCGTCAGCCCGGCCCCGCGCTCCCAGACGCGCAGGTGCAGGCCATCATCCGCCAGATGCGCGACATTGACGTTCACCCGCTCGGGAAACAGCGGATCATGCTCGATCAGCGGCCCCAGCCGGTCCAGCTCGATCGCATGGCTGTCCTCGACAAAGAAGATCACATGCGGGTTGCCCATGCTGACAGCCGCCGGATCGGTCAGCTCTTCCCAGCCCACCGGCATGTGCAGCGTGTCCATCGGATAGGCGAGGGGGATCGCATCCCATTCGAGCCCCGGCTGGCCCATGTCGATCGTCACGGCATGGTCGCCAAGCTTGCCGTGCAGCAGGCCTGCGCCGGTTTCGATCACGACATCATGCCCCGCCAGCGCGACCACGCAGCGCGTCGCGTTGCCGCAGGCGCTGACTTCGCCGCCATCCTGGTTGAAGATTTGCATCGCGAAATCGGCGTTTTCGGATGGCCGCATGACCACCAGCTGGTCGCAGCCGATGCCGCGATGCCGGTCGGCTAGCGCGCGCGCCTGCGCCCCGGTCAGTGCGAGGTCATGGGTGCGGGCATCGAAAATGACAAAGTCATTGCCCAGGCCGTGCATCTTGTGAAAGCGGTGTTGCGCCATGGCGGCGCTTTATACCGGGTGCGCCCGCGTGGAAAGGGCGATCACTCGCCGCGCGCGGCGCGCAATTGCGGTTCGGTATACAGCTCGGGCGCGTCCACCGTTGCGGGCTTGGGCGTCCAGCCCAGACCCAGCAGGTTGCGCTCGGCCAGCAGGCGGCGTGCCTGTTCGACCGAAAGCGGCTGACCGAAATGGAAGCCCTGGCCCTTGCCGCAGCCGATTTCGGTCAGATGCGCGATCAGCTCGCCATCCTCGATCCCTTCGGCGGTGATCGGCAACCCCATGGATTCGCCCAGCAGCGCGATGGTCTGCACGATGGCGCGGCTTTCCTTGCTCTCGTTCATCGAGGTGACGAAGCTGCGGTCGATCTTGATCCGGTCGAACGGCAGCGCGCGCAGATGCGCCAGCGAGCTGTAGCCGGTGCCGAAATCGTCGAGGGCAACGCGCACGCCCTGATTCTTCAGGCTGCCGATGATCGACTGGGCCAGGCCCATATTCTCGAACAGGCAGCTTTCGGTGATCTCGATTTCCAGACGACTGGCGGGGAAGCCCGTCTCGACCAGCAGCTTGACGATCTTCTGCGCCAGCCAGGGATCGCGCAGCTGCACCGGCGAGATGTTGACCGAAATGGTGAGGCTGGGATCCCAGCCGCGCGCGTCTTCCATCGCCTGACGGATGACGCAGGCGGACAGATCGCCGATCATGCCGGTATCCTCGGCAATCGGGAT harbors:
- a CDS encoding septation protein IspZ — its product is MSEEMPQSAAVAAPKKSEGSLLPLLLDFGPLLIFFAVFKLTQSDGAALASTRAAINGTLAFMVAILVAVAVSKWRLGRVSPMLWLSAVLVVGFGALTVYFNDESFIQIKPTIIYSAFAALLLGGWMMGKPLLRYLLQAAYDGLDETGWLKLSRNWGLFFVVMALINEGLRQTLTFETWLTVKVWGVTALSFLFAMSQIPMLMKHGLALEGTETKS
- the ftsY gene encoding signal recognition particle-docking protein FtsY, producing MSEGSWSERLLGGFRKTSDKLTQNLTGLVTKSRLDEDQLDEIEEALIVSDLGPQMAGKVRNRLSEGRFERGLDDEGLREIVGEEIAKSLRTVAEPLDIIAFPRPQVILVIGVNGSGKTTTIAKLAHLFQEQDYGVMLAAGDTFRAAAIGQLKIWADRLGIPIVSGKEGGDAAGIVFDAVKQATATGIDVLIVDTAGRLQNKRELMDELAKIRRVLGRLNPEAPHDVVLVLDATNGQNALSQIETFKEVAGVTGLVMTKLDGTARGGILVAAAEKFGLPIHAIGVGETIDDLRPFDPEYLAHVIAGGTK
- the mtaB gene encoding tRNA (N(6)-L-threonylcarbamoyladenosine(37)-C(2))-methylthiotransferase MtaB gives rise to the protein MPDSIPIATTGPEIISMGCRLNIAEGEAMRGLLAGRDDVIVINSCAVTNEAVRQTRQAIRKARKARPGAQVVVTGCAAQTDPAMFAAMPEVDRVLGNIDKLDATSFDPRANAKARVSDIMAVRETAPHMVTSFAEHARAFVEVQNGCDHRCTFCIIPYGRGNSRSVPAGAVVDAVRALVERGYAEVVLTGVDVTSYGPDLPGSPTLGMLIERILKLVPDLPRLRLSSLDGVEVDDRLFDLITGEQRIMPHVHLSLQSGDDMILKRMKRRHSRAQAIALVERMKARRPEIAIGADLIAGFPTEDEAMHAQNLSILDACDVVHGHIFPFSPRSGTPAARMPQLDRALVKARAAEMRSAAQARAARWRQSLVGTHQNLLVERDGRTGHGENFVRIALERDSDRPDPSHIGRIVPVTITGQNGDMLTAEMNT
- the dapF gene encoding diaminopimelate epimerase — its product is MAQHRFHKMHGLGNDFVIFDARTHDLALTGAQARALADRHRGIGCDQLVVMRPSENADFAMQIFNQDGGEVSACGNATRCVVALAGHDVVIETGAGLLHGKLGDHAVTIDMGQPGLEWDAIPLAYPMDTLHMPVGWEELTDPAAVSMGNPHVIFFVEDSHAIELDRLGPLIEHDPLFPERVNVNVAHLADDGLHLRVWERGAGLTLACGTGACATAVAAIRRKLVTGPVAVHLPGGTLTIDWQPGGNVQMAGPATHVFTGEIDL